From the Lathyrus oleraceus cultivar Zhongwan6 chromosome 3, CAAS_Psat_ZW6_1.0, whole genome shotgun sequence genome, the window GCATATGGAAGACAAAATTAACAATTCCTCCCACTACAGCTGCGGATGCCTTGCATGTGTCACGTAAACTACTATACAGATCCGCCCATAGCAAGTGCGGAAGTCAGACAAAAAGACACACTTCCGTCCATTGCAGGTGTGGAAGTCAGTAAAAAATCAGCAGTTCTGCTCATTGGGGGAGCAGACCTGCATCATCTTTTCATGCATGTCTTTCGCGTACATAAGAGCATGCAAGACCATATTAATAACCTATTAACCACTTCTACAAACATTAATTTTTCTTCCTCTTAAAATCTCCTATTTATATCTTCATCTACCAATATCATAACACACAACAATTTTTACTAAATACCTTCCTCTAAAATCTCTTGTTTTTACTTGCAAAGTTGTTAGAATGTCTTTATTAACTTATGGAGAAGATCTTCGAGGGACACTATCAAACATTATCGCATATGTAAGTGTCATATTActcataatttttttaaatttagCTATACAAATATCTTCCTCTAAATTTACTTATATGAATACCTTCTTTTTTTATTAGGATGAAAGAAGCTTTGGACCTCGTGCACATTCATATGTCCTAGTTGATAAAATGATTCGTCCATATTTAATACAAGCGGGATTTGGGAACGTTATCGACATAACCTTATACAGTATTGATAGAAAATTTAATCCCGCCTTATGCAAAAGATGGAGACCGAAAATACACACCTTTCATTTTCTAACCGGTGAATGCACACTCACACTAGAGGATGTACATATGTTGTTAGGTTTACGTGTAAACGATTTCGCAGTAAATGGAAAAACAAATTTTTCCTATTCTAAATCTCAAGAAGTGTTGGGTATAGAAATGACGGACACCTATAAAAAAAGTCCAATTCATTAAGATGAAATGGCTCAGGGAGCACTACGACGTTACTCGCTTAAACGAGAATTCCCCCCTCGAAACAATACTCAGGAAGActataatttatattttattgtttttcaCTAGTTTATTATTTCCTGATACTAATGGTAACACTATACATATTTAGTATTTACCATTATTAGAGGACTTTACAAAAATAGGTAGATATAGTTGGAAAGCTGTGACTTTAGTGCAACTATACATAAACCTGTGTAGATGTGCTAAAAAAATATCCATAACTTTGTTGGTTTACATTATTACTTCAGGCTTCGGGATGGTCTAGAATGTCGGGACTGGAGTCAAGAAATCCTAATCTATTCCAATTTCCATATGCGACCAAGTACATTTAAAACATTTTGTTTTTAATATATGTTTATTCTATGTATTTTCTAATTAATAACTGTTTCTTTTTAGGTGGTCTGCATATGAGATGAATTACAATAGAACTCCCCGTCATTGTACTCCTGCATATTGAACTTTCATCGATCATTTTCAGATGAATGATGTAATATCTTAAAGACTGAACTGCTAATACTTATCGTTTATATAATTTTTTAACTAATCATCTGAATTTATGTAaaagtttgtatgaataccaTATCTTAACCTTCAAGATGAGGATCCAACTGAGCATCGTCAATGGCAAAACCACCACCATATTGTCTTATAGGGTGATATCATGCCAGACGAATGCAAACCGAGTAGGGAATACATGGACTGGTATGCATTTGTATCAATTTTGTATCTATCACCGGATAGATTCTTATTTGACCCTCGTAACCAACccacatcttcaaacttccaATACATCAGACCATCAACAAGCACTTACACCCAACAATCTAGCTTTAACACCCAACAACCTAACTTTAACACCCAATAATCTTTCATCCCAATACAACCCCCTCCCTTATACCCCAAGccaacaacatcatcaacaaaacCCTTCATTTAACCTAACTCCCTACAACACCTAACAACTAAATCCAAATTTACCCAATCAACATCATACTCCCAACTGCAAACACCATTCAGCATCCATAACTACCAAACACCCTAAACACAAATCCCTGTTTCCCAGTCACAATAATTTACCCTGAATACATCACAAGACTGTTACGTCCCCTTTCGGCGTAGCTCAATACTTACCACTACCCAACAAAACTGGGAGGGAACCAGATTAAGTTATGACAGTGCGACGACGTCAGACTTTCTAAACGCATAAATGGTCGAGGAATTGATGGATCGAACAAACTACGTGAAGCCTTGTACTCAATCATTAAATGATGATTTGCCTCGTAGTGTCTACGCGATTTGGACAAGGTCCTGATTGTAGAACCGACCATCGATTACCACGACGGGGTCAAAATCAACGCCattactaaatattgtttattgtaattttatttttatttatgataattaattaaaatatttatatattttattatcTAGATAAATAATTACTtataaataattataataaacttaaattaattaaaatttatatatTATCTTAATTATAGGACAATACTAACTTGTGCCCTCAAGAGCATTAGTTAAGAAATTAAATAGAAAATTTGTATTGAAAAAAgtaataaaaaattaattataaaatttcGATAAAGACAATCCATAAATTCTAAGAAAAAAATTCTACAATTAGTTTTTAACATGTGTTATTAGAGCACAAATTAACATTATCCttaattttataattaaaatttaattcaTTTATAACCAAAGTAATAGGTGGAGCCTCTAAACACTAAGACACTTTCGCTCATTGAATAGACTTCCGTCCATTGAATTGGGGGGATGTTTtatgcaaataaaaaaaaaattgaaactAAGGTACATTGATATATACTTATATTTgtatattttaaaaaaatagcTAGACAGTAAAAAATTGAAACAAAAACGTGCATTAAGCGACATGTCAATGTACAATAGAAATTATGCAAGTCTTAAGTCAATCAAGAGAATTTATTAGTGAAGTATTATTAAACCTAATCCCAACACATGTTTATCTTTGGAAATTATTAAAGTTTATTGTCATTGTGTTTGAGCAAACAATAATTTTTTCAAACCCCTAACttaaaattataaaaacaatAGAACAATAATGATATACGGCAAGTGTATGTAGACtataatttaaaaaaaagaaaaaactacTTTGATACTTTGACTCTGTTAGGAACATTTAAAAGGGAAAACTGTAATACAATTAAGCTCAATGAGTTGAAGCAATCATGAATAGGGAAGGCCAAATTTAACATTAAAAGTAACAAAAATGTAAGCGATTTGTTTTAGTTATTGTTGGTTGTAGCTTTTTTTCTCGAATTTAAACACTTCCAATACTCAGTAGTTTGTAGTTGTATgagttatttatttatttatatattatcCTTGTTATCAAAAAACTAAAAATGTAAGCGATTTGTTTTATTATAATAGTTTATGGAACACGTTTATTACTAAATAGGGGTAAATCCACACATTTATAGTTTCCCTTTAAAAACTTGTCTTAATAGACTATAATCTGATTTTTTTATATAcaaataataattcaattataAACAATCAAATATAAATTATTCTTAATCAGTCCAAAcctcatttattttaatttttaattagCATTATTGATATCCATTTCTTTTATCAATAATAAATAATTTGGGATAAATTTTTAACATTCCTCAAACATTATATTTTATGTTGTACTATTTTACTTTGAAAATATAAATTATTAGTACCAAAAAGTTGCCTGTGACAATTATATGTCAGCACTATCACCACAGAGTGAACGTGGTAAGACTCATTTCCAAAGACACAAAAAAGTGAAGCAAAATAGAAGGCAAATCATTCAAATCCCACAGTATTTTCTGGTCGGGGAGAAAGAGTTATAAAGGATTTGCATCAAAGTTTTACCCCATTAATTGATCATAACACAACCTAAAACTATGCGTTCActaaaaagaaacaaaaatattttcaaacaagGAATTTAGTTCAACTGGGGCAAAGATTTATCATTAACAGTGTGGTTGTAATCTGCAAGTTGGACAATACCACTTTCCCTTGAACCTTGTTTCTTGGGTAAGGCCAACACATGAATAGTGGAACCATTCACCTCCTCGGCACTATCAAGAATAACAAGAAAACTCGGTCACAATAATCAAAGAGAGAATAAAAGAAAGACATGAAACAGAATCAGCACAAGAGAGAGAGCAAAGAACAGTGAACTCACATTTTCATTGTCACAAGCAATCATGTCTCCAAAAGACACCTGAAGTAAAAGATAACTCAACTGACTCAGTTGAAGCAAAAACAAAAGATACTACGGAACTATAAGACATATTATTAACAACATATATATCATAACCTGATGACAAACACAGTATGTAGGTTCATTGGGATCAATGGGTTGATCGACATCCATAGGGGTCGCATAATCCTTCTTATGGCCTCCTGGTGGAGGCATTAGCTCAAAGTCTCTATCCCAGTCTCTTTCCCTGTAATCAAGTCTCTTTGATTGAGGTGTACCATATCCGTGCCTGCGTTTTTCAGGTTTAGGGACAATAGGCAGTGGAGGGAGAATGGCTGGCTCATCTGGCGGTATTTTCCCCTCTGATAAAATCAAATgtgaaagaaaaaaagaaaaaaagaaaaaaagaaatataAAAACTGAAAATGTAGAGAGAGAAAATTCGATAACAATGTAGATTATAGAAAAAAAGGAAATTCCAGGGGAGGGGGGAGACGAAAAAACAAAACTCGTAAATTCCAAAACAATATTCCTTTTTTgctcttcttcctctttctttCTAGTGTATTACATTACATGTTTCTTTATACAGGTCAAGAAACCCCAAATGATGTACTTCCCCAGTATAAATTTGAGGTAAACGAAAAAATCAGTAAGAATTGGAGATCATACTAGTTTTATAGGTTGATTTTGAAAATATAATTTGTGATTAATGACACAATAAATCAGAATGCAAATCAAATGGTTATTTTACCTTGCTTTAAATCTTCAGCGAAGTTGTTTAAATCCTCATCAAGTCGTTTTACATGGCTATCTATCTGAAGCAAATACAAGAAGATTGAAACTTGAAACTTAAGTTGTACAATCTTCCTTGTATGCAATATATAACCAGATATAAAATGCAAAAATTTACATGACTCTGAAACAACTTAAAGCAATTTTTTCTACATTATGCATGGGTAGATGATAAGAACATAGAACCATATTCCCAATTATCTTCAGTCGTATAATGTAAATTGAGACAAAACATAAAAAAGATGAGTGAGAATGTTCTAACTTCTAAGAAGAATCGCAAAACAATATAGTTATATGATATCATCTCATCGAAACATAAGTATAACAGTTTCTGAATCTCTGATTACATATTATAATCTATAAGATATGCTCAGTGCTTATTTTGATAACAAGTTAATCACATTACCATTAAGACATTCCGCTACTCTTTAGGTATTATTTTGTTGCAACAATAATTCCCGCGTAATACAAGTTAACCCTCTTGTCCAAGTCATAAAAGCTATTGAAAAAATACAACTGAATAAAGAAAAAAAGCTAACCAGTTCATATGCTTGCTGTGCCAGCAAAACCTTCTCAGTGCAGAGACTCAAAGCACTATCCTGGTTTGCCTCAATTTCTTTTAGCAGTTTCTCAATAGAAGCATCATCGTCGCCGTTGGCGTAATTATTATTATAACTATAATTATGATTATGATTACCCTTCTTAGAGCCATGAGATGAGAACCCCATACAGTACTTTGTCTGCTGCCTAGTCTGATTTATCATAGCTTCAATCACACAACAAAACCACAAGAACAACATAAAATGATCAAAAAAGCTATTAATGAAGAGCAAAAAAAACGGAAAGTTTTTTTAGTAGGAATTTACATTGGGATCGTTCATCGAGTTCCCGAACGGTGTTAAGCAGTCTCTGAAGCTCAGCGGGCAACGTGTTAGCGTCTGCGGAATATAAAATTTTGAcaaaattgaagaaattcgttGAAAAATGGGGGTAAAATTagggttagaatggagagaaaaaaagggaaaataaaaGATGCTTACACTCCAAATAGTCGTCGACGTAGACTCCAGTGCGTGCAATTGCCATTTTGATGGGATGATGAACGCAATAGAAGAAAAGTTAGGGTTTGCGATTGGGATTGGGATTGGGATTGCGAGCCCTAGAAGAGTGTTTGCAGGTTCAGATACGAGGTAGACGAAGAAGAGTTAAAACGCTGTCGTATGAGCATGGAATATTTATGTTgttttaaagaaaataaaattacCGTTGATAAGGCGGGGATTTCTGTTGTTGTGGATACCAATTAGGAATGTATTTAACTTAGGAACTAAGTTCACACACTAATTTCATTCACCTTTCACCTCAAGATGAATCATTCAATTGACCAAATCATGCATAttaaaacattaaaaattgtattatttataattaaaaattGTATAAATAATTTATCAAAAAAATTGTATAAATAAAAAAAGACAAATAGTTTGTTTAATGAAGGAATATATTAGTGTAATTAATTTAACCATAAATACAAAGTAAAAATATATTGACTTGTTAATGATAAACATGTTAATGTATCTTcttttaaatataaattttaatGGTCTTTTAATAGTTATTATATCATATTATCCTAGAGTATTTGAGATGACGGAGTCTCCTTCAACCGTCTTTAAACACGCAATAATATTTAATTTAGGAGAATTTGCCGTTTATTATGGTCTTACAACGGTCTTACAACGTTCGAGAGATTAATTTCTAAAGTTATTCGCAGAGGATATTTGGTTTATACTAAACAAAAATTGTTTAAACTATCTATTAAGACAACTCAATTCATAGTTGTATACCAAACAAAAATTGTTTAAACTATCCGTTAAGGCAACTTAATTCAAAGTAAAAGTATGAAGTCATCAAATTCATATTTGTTTCTAAAAGATTTTTGAATGGGTGGAAAAGAGTGTAACGTTTTGGAATTCTGGGATTATTCATCTTTTTAGAAGAAGCAATGGGAGTCCTAACTATTTTTGTGGAAACTTTGTTGTACTTAGAAGGGCAACCATAGTTAATAATGTTGGGGATTTCCACACTATATAAGGTATGATTTGTTCGTGTTTTTGATGTCCACTCTTAGTAATTTTTGTATAATGTTTTGGTATATTTACGCAGGGATATACTAAACAAACAGATGTGATTATTTTGCTTGACATTACGAtgaagtgaaagatgataaaGACATATTTATCATGAAGAAAAAAGACATTGGAAATgttaacaaaaaaaaatgaagATTAAAGAGGCAAAATTAATGTGCAAAAAATAAGAATTAAAAACCTTCAAATGACTCTCAAGAATACGATGAGTGAAAGAATTTGTTAAAAAGACTTAAACTTATGTTTATTAATTATAAGATTTTTAATGTGTAAATTGAGAATGAAGTTTTTTATGAACGAAATGAAATTCAAATTTATGGAATGTGTGAGTTGAAATTgtataaaaaaaaaatctatataaACTTTAACAAACAAACTACTACCAAAAATACCAAATATTCCTTATATACATTTTTTCATGCTAAGACATGTGTATATTTTTATGCTAGATTTGTATTTGATCATAAACataaatatacatatttaaaaatattattacATTATTAGCTTATAGTTCAAACTACTCAAActattatttataaaaaatatatttttttttgaaaatcacAAATAATCATTTATCAACTATGTCTTTTTAATATGTCATTTAATTATTTTTAGATTGTTTTTATAAAATGATATATTAAAAAGTTGTTGATATATAAATTCATACACAGAATATTTAATCACTTAGAAAAATTTAAAACTTTTTAAATAAGAACCAACAAAAACCATAATAAGAAGAACGTAAACTAAAACAAGTTTTGTACATTAAATCACCTCCATGGTGGATAAAAACATGAACAAATTCATCCATTTTTTTTACCTAAAAGGAAAACTAATTATTCAGAACCAACAAATATTGTATTTTagaaacaacacaaacacaaattCACAAACCCCCACAAAATCCATACACTAAAAATCATACAATCACATAACTACAACACAAACTCCTAAGGCTAAAATAGAATCATATAACATAAATTAACATTTCGAATAAGAACCAACAAAAACCATAATAGGAAGAACATAAACTAAAACGAGTTTTGTACATTAAATCAAACAAATTACAATCAGTAAATTAAAAACCAAGTAAACCATATATTAGAAAGGGGAGTAAATTGAAAATCCACTAAACCCTAAGTTTGAAAGAGGTGAAACTTTGGATTGACCAGTAAATATGTCTTCCTTTTTTTGATTCAGCCTTCGTTCCTTCGTTCTCAACCATCATTTCTTTGTTCTCAGCCTTCATTCGTACCTTCTAAATCATTTTGAGCTCTTCGTTCTTAGCCTTCATTCGTCAGAGATAATGAAACATTTCCCTAAGAAAAATTCGAACAAATGAGGTCAATTAAGCCATATTAATCCACCTGAGTTAAATTAAGCCCTAAGTGTTCCAACTCAACATTACTTATTCACATAATCAAATACTAATCCACCTAAGAGACATCTAGCATCCTCCATTGACTTTGACTAACGTCTTTGACGTCAAAGACAAACACGACTCTGTTTAAATAATCAAGGGATCAAAATGGTCATTTTTAAAATTAAGGGACCAAAATGAACCCCAACCAAAAGATATGGGACAAAAAAGGATATTAAGCCTTGATTTTTCGTATTTTAAAATATTTAGCTCATTTTCTAATCAATGAATGAAAAAAGGGAAATGGTTTTGTGTTAAGTCTTTGATAATGCTAGAGAAGTTATAATTTATTATGGCAAAAATGGTTCCCTTTGGAGTCTTCCCTATAATTTATCCTATAAGATCCTGACACTACCAATGTAAATTATACGTGAAGGCATTTAAGGATTTAGGTTTCAATTAATCTAGGAAACATTCATTGAATTTCATGGTTCACAAGCATCAAAATAATGATTGTTTCTATCGTACATAAACTATTTTTATTAACAATTTTCAGTTTGTTCTTCAACTATAACACCTAATAAGGTATGCATCTAATAGCTTCATAACTTATTTTCTTACCACTTCTTTCAAAGTTGGATTAAGTCTTCAATGTGATTGTCATGCTTATTTATGGTTATCTTCCATAAGAATATTATGCATGCAAAAAGTAGAAATAAAGCCTTTCAAATCTTCTATGGACCAACCTATTTAACCATGGTATTGCTTGAGGATCTTAAACAGTTTATATTCTTCAAGAGTATTCAAACATTCACTCATGGTGGTTTTCATCATTGTATACTTTAAGAGTTATTGTACCATCTTCTAAATCAATCATACATTTATGTGTTAATAAAAATGGTCTACCAATAATTAATAAAATGTTGTCATCTTTTAACATATCTAACATGACAAAGTCCTCCTGAAATATGAATTTTTCAACCTTCATCAAAACATATTGGACATTACCATAAGGGTGTTTAATAGAATGATCACCAAAATGGAGTGTCATTATTGTGTCACTTAGTATCCCAATACTGAGTTTCTTGTAAATAAACAGTGATATCAAACATACAATAGTTACTAAATAAATAAGAGTTTTCTTGAAAGTTATATCTCTAATGGTACAATGGATTATGATATTACCTAAATCTTTGCACTTTATTGGTACCTTCCTCTATAATATGATGCTACACTACTATTTTAATCTCAAAGATCCATCTCATATGGTCTTTTTCTTAGAAACAATATCTTTCATGAACTTAGCATAAGTATGTATTTTCTCTAGTGTTTCTGCAAACATAATGTTGATTTTGTAGCTTTTTGAACATTTCATAGATTTTGCTAAAACTTTTTTCATCTTTTGAAATGACATGCTTTAATAACACGAGAATATTAGCTCACATGGGAAGGCTTTCGAGGAATACAATGCATATGGTAGTTAAAACAAGCTTACTTCAAATAATTTATCTTAACTTTTTTGCAGGACTAGGCCATGAAGATCCCTACAACCATCTGTCAAAAATATATGAGACATCAAAAACCCTTATGACCAAggaaaaatttgaagaactaTGTTTCTAAATTTATTTCCACATTATCTCATATGAAAGGAAAAAGATTGGTATCTTAATCAAACTACATAAACCATGACTAATTAGAATTTAT encodes:
- the LOC127126651 gene encoding PHD finger protein ING2, which encodes MAIARTGVYVDDYLEYANTLPAELQRLLNTVRELDERSQSMINQTRQQTKYCMGFSSHGSKKGNHNHNYSYNNNYANGDDDASIEKLLKEIEANQDSALSLCTEKVLLAQQAYELIDSHVKRLDEDLNNFAEDLKQEGKIPPDEPAILPPLPIVPKPEKRRHGYGTPQSKRLDYRERDWDRDFELMPPPGGHKKDYATPMDVDQPIDPNEPTYCVCHQVSFGDMIACDNENCRGGEWFHYSCVGLTQETRFKGKWYCPTCRLQPHC